The proteins below come from a single Molothrus ater isolate BHLD 08-10-18 breed brown headed cowbird chromosome 3, BPBGC_Mater_1.1, whole genome shotgun sequence genomic window:
- the OSTM1 gene encoding osteopetrosis-associated transmembrane protein 1, whose protein sequence is MAPPRCLCRAPLPALALALALLGLAAAAEPRQTPALELAQELAEELWSAGLPGDLPELEPECRSLLAAFAEGSAALTGCLGRRARPVRLCQGCHGPYRRLLAQYGSIARAVGNSSESHNCAKSILTSDRLQIVVTLSEFFNETWEAANCANCLKNNSEGLSNSTEEFLDLFNKSLTCFEHNLQGQGIDLSPNNYTEVCKNCNETYTKLNDLYNHLQRLNRQGGESAHSAHLCIDVEDAMNITRKLWSRTFNCSLPCSDTVPVIAVSSFILFLPIVFYLSSFLHSKQKKRILILPKRIQSNANLVNIQEKYS, encoded by the exons ATGGCGCCGCCGCGCTGTCTGTGCCGGGCGCCGCTGCCGGCGCTGGCGCTCGCGCTCGCCCTGCTCGGCCTCGCCGCCGCCGCGGAGCCGCGCCAGACCCCGGCGCTGGAGCTGGCGCAGGAGCTGGCGGAGGAGCTGTGGAGCGCGGGGCTGCCCGGCGACCTGCCCGAGCTGGAGCCCGAGTGCCGCAGCCTGCTGGCCGCCTTCGCGGAGGGCAGCGCGGCGCTGACGGGCTGCCTGGGCCGGCGCGCCCGCCCGGTgcggctgtgccagggctgccacgGCCCCTACCGCCGCCTGCTCGCACAGTACGGCAGCATCGCCCGCGCCGTCGGG aaTTCCTCTGAGAGCCACAACTGTGCCAAAAGCATCTTGACCTCAGACAGGCTGCAGATAGTTGTGACCCTTTCGGAGTTCTTCAATGAAACCTGGGAGGCAGCCAACTGCGCAA ATTGTTTAAAGAATAACAGTGAGGGATTATCAAATTCTACTGAAGAATTCCTGGATTTATTCAATAAATCTCTGACATGTTTTGAACATAACCTTCAG GGGCAAGGCATCGATCTGTCACCAAATAACTACACAGAAGTGTGCAAAAACTGCAACGAAACCTACACGAAATTGAATGACCTGTATAACCACCTGCAGAGGCTGAACAGACAAGGTGGTGAATCTGCTCACTCTGCACACTTGTGTATTGACGTGGAAGATGCA atGAACATCACTCGGAAGCTTTGGAGCAGGACTTTCAACTGTTCTCTTCCCTGCAGTGATACAGTCCCAGTGATTGCAGTTTCATCCTTTATCCTCTTCCTCCCTATTGTTTTTTATCTTAGTAGCTTCCTTCACTCGAAGCAGAAGAAACGGATACTCATTTTGC CCAAGCGCATCCAGTCAAATGCCAATCTTGTGAACATCcaagaaaaatacagctga